The Pseudomonas sp. MPC6 nucleotide sequence CATACGGGTCCGGGTGACCCAGTTCTGCTAGCAACGTTCGTTCCAGTGCTTCCATTTCTTCAGCTTCGTCGTCATCTATATGGTCGTAACCCAGCAGATGCAAGCAGCCGTGGATGACCAGATGCGCCCAATGGGCGTCGAGCGCCTTGCCCTGTTCGGCGGCTTCACGCTCGACCACGGCCACGCAGATCACCAGATCGCCCAGCAGCGGGATGTCGAGAAACTCGTCGGGCACATCGGCAGGAAACGACAGGACGTTGGTGGCGTAATCCTTGTGCCGCCAGGTGCTGTTCAGTTCGCGGGCCTCGTCCTCATCGACCAGACGGATGGTCATTTCGGAGTCGGCAGTCCGCTGGCGCAGGGCCAGTTCGCACCACTGGCGGAACTTGGCTGCGCTTGGGGCGGTTCCCCGGCTTTCAAGTTGCAGATCAAGCTCAAGCATCGTGGCGATTGTCCCTGGAAGAGAACTTCGCCGGTTCTTCGGCCACGCGATTCTCGAAGCGCTCGTAGGCTTCGACGATACGCTGCACCAGTGGATGGCGCACGACGTCCTTGGCCTGGAAGTGAGTGAAGCTGATGCCCGGCACGTCCTTGAGGACCTCGATCACGTGGTGCAGCCCGGACTTGGTGCCTTTCGGCAGGTCGACCTGGGTGATGTCGCCGGTGATGACCGCCGTGGAACCGAAGCCGATCCGGGTCAGGAACATTTTCATCTGCTCGACCGTGGTGTTCTGGCTTTCATCGAGGATGATGAAGCTGTTGTTCAGCGTGCGACCGCGCATGTAGGCCAGCGGCGCGACTTCAATGACCTGGCGCTCGATCAGCTTGGCCACGTGTTCGAAGCCGAGCATTTCATAGAGTGCGTCATAGAGCGGGCGCAGGTACGGGTCGATCTTCTGCGACAGGTCTCCGGGCAGGAAACCGAGCTTTTCGCCCGCCTCCACTGCCGGGCGTACCAGCAGGATGCGGCGAATCTGCTCGCGTTCCAGCGCGTCTACCGCGCAGGCAACGGCCAGATAGGTCTTGCCGGTACCGGCCGGGCCGATGCCGAAATTGATGTCGTTCCCGAGGATTTCCTTCACATAGCGCAACTGATTCAAGCCGCGAGGGCGAATCATGCCTTTCTTGGTGCGCAGGGCGACGGACGGTTCGGCGGGGGAGTGGTTGTCCAACTCTTCGACGGCCGATTCCTGCAGGAACAGGTGAACCATGTCTGGCGACAGCTCGGTACCCTTGGTTTCCCGGTACAGGCGCCGCAGCAGGTTTTCCGCGGAGGTGGTGTGTTTGGGTTCGCCGATCAGTTCGAACTGGTTCCCGCGGTTGCGGATCTCGATGGTCAGGCGCTGTTCGATCAAGCGCAGATGCTCGTCGAATTGCCCGCACAGATTGGCGAAGCGGCGAGCTTCAAAGGGCTCGAGGATGAAACGATGTGGTTCTATGGGTGCGTTCAAGGTCGTATTTAGCCGCCCTGGGGCAATTGAGATGAAATCAAGGATAACGCCAGTGGGCTGGGTGCGAAAGCTCTTAAATAATCCAGCGCCCAACACCGCCCCTTGTGGGGGCGGGCTTGCTCGCGAAGAGGGAGTGTCAGTCGACATTGATGAGGCTGACACACCGCTTTCGCGAGCAAGCCCGCTCCCACAGGGATTGCGGTGTTACGAAATCAGCGAGCCCCGCAGCGAGTGCGGCTGTGCCGCGTCGATGTGCACATCGGCGAACTGCCCGATCAAGGTTGGATTATCGCAACGGAAGTTGACGATACGGTTATTCTCGGTCCGGCCCTGCAGTTCACCAGGGTCTTTTTTCGAATAATCGGTCACCAGGATCCGCTGGATCGAACCGACCATTTGTCGGCTGATTTCGAAACCTTGCTGGTTCAGGCGATGTTGCAGCGCATTCAGGCGCTCTTTTTTCAGGCTTTCCGGCGTGTCGTCGGCCAGATCGGCCGCCGGCGTCCCCGGACGCTGGCTGTAGACGAACGAGTAGGAGAAGTCGAAACCGACGTCTTCGATCAACTTCATGGTCTGTTCGAAGTCTTTTTCGGTCTCGCCCGGGAAGCCGACGATGAAGTCCGAGCTGATGCAAATCCCTGGCACGGCGGCCCGCAGCTTGCGCAGTTTCGATTTGTATTCCAGCGCGGTGTGGTTGCGCTTCATTGCCGACAGAATGCGGTCGGAGCCCGATTGCACCGGTAAGTGCAGGTGTTTCACCAATTCCGGCACGTCGGCGTGCGCCTGGATCAGGCTGTCGGAAAACTCCAGCGGGTGCGAAGTGGTATAGCGGATGCGGTCGATACCATCGACGGCGGCGACCACCCGGATCAGCTCGGCCAGATCCGCCAGGCGACCATCGTGGGTAGTGCCGCGATAACCGTTGACGTTCTGCCCCAGCAAGGTCACTTCACGCACGCCGTTTTCGGCCAGGTGAATGATCTCGGCGATCACGTCGTCGAACGGGCGGCTGACTTCTTCACCGCGGGTGTAGGGCACCACGCAGAACGTGCAGTACTTGCTGCAACCTTCCATCACCGACACATAGGCGCTCGGGCCATCGATGCGCGGCTCGGGCAGGTGGTCGAATTTTTCGATTTCCGGGAACGAGACGTCCACTTGCGGCAACTTGGTGGCGCGGGCGGCGTCGATCATTTCCGGGAGGCGGTGCAGGGTTTGCGGGCCGAACACCACGTCGACATACGGCGCCCGGTCACGGATGGCGGCGCCTTCCTGGCTGGCCACGCAACCGCCGACGGCGATCACCATGTCCGGGTTGGCCAGTTTCAGTTCGCGCCAGCGGCCGAGCTGGGAGTACACCCGGTCCTGGGCGCGTTCGCGAATGGAACAGGTGTTGAGCAGGATCACGTCGGCGTCTTCAGCGCGGGCGGTGACTTCCAGGGCCTGATGTTCGCCCAGCAGATCGACCATGCGCGAGCTGTCGTACTCGTTCATCTGGCAACCGTGGGTTTCGATGTAAAGCTTCTTGGCCATGGATAGAGTCATCACGTGATTCAAAGAACCGCGCATTATAGGGAACATGTCCCAAGGTTCCTACCGCTGTGCGTCCGGTGGCTATGCTATAGTTCGCGCCCTCATTTTTATCCCCGATGTGTTGCTCGCCCACCATGACCAAACGTGAAGCTCCAATCTACAAGGTGATTTTTCTCAATCAGGGCCAGGTGTACGAAATGTACGCCAAGCAGATCTATCAAAGTGATCTGTGGGGCTTCCTGGAAGTGGAAGAGTTCGTCTTTGGCGAGCGCACCCAGGTAGTCGTCGATCCTAGTGAAGAGAAGCTCAAGGCTCAGTTCGAAGGCGTTGTGCGCAGCTTTGTGCCGATGCATTCGATCGTGCGCATCGACGAAGTCGAACGCCTTGGTACACCGAAAATCAGCGAAGCCCGCGGCGCTGTCGGCAATGTCATGCCGTTTCCGATGCCGATGCCTGAGAAGTAAGCCTTAAAACCGAGTCGTTCCCTTCGCGAGCAAGCCCGCTCCCACAGTTGATCTCGGGTTTTCACAAATAGTGTGTTCACTGAAGATCTAATGTGGGAGCGGGCTTGCTCGCGAAGGGGCCAGTCAGGACAACGCAGAAATCAGGGAAGAGGCGAAAATGGCGTACGCCCATCCGCACTCTGCAATTCCATCAAATACTTGCGGAAAATCTGCCCCAGCACCTGAGTGGCGACTTCCAGTTCTTCCCGAGGCATCTTCTCGGCCACTTCATCCGCCGTATCCAGCGCCTCTTCAGCGCCATTGACCGCGGCCATTTTCAGCACGATATACGCCTGAACGTTATTGGCCGGCACGCCTTCGCCGTGGAAAAACATGGTGCCGAGTTTGAATTGCGCCTGGGCGTGGCCTTGCAGCGAGGCCTTTTCGAAGTAGCTCAGGGCTTTATTGAGGTCGCGCGGCGCATTTTTACCGTCGTAGTAGAACTCGCCCAGCTCGTATTGCGCTTGCGCATCCCCTTCATCCGACGCTTTCTGGCAGGCCGCGAGTGCCTGTGCCAGATCTTGCGGCTGAGTATTGAGGGTGCAGCGACCCATCGCTGGGATTAACAACGAGTTGCCGCCTGCCTGTGCGAGCGCGAGCAGGGGCTGAAGGAGCAACAGGCAGCCCAATGCAAGGGTGCGGCCGGTGCGGTTCATGGGAATCGACTTACCTCTGGAGGGCGCGCGGACCCATCGAGGGGGATCCAATAAGCGCGCATTATGAAATAAGCAGGGCCATCCTTACAAAGTCTTTACTCGTTTTTCTGCTGCGCGGGGAATATATCGCCCACTTTACCGGGGATTATTCGCAGATCAGCAGGAAAAGGACGCAAGTGTAGGTAAAAGCTGACGCTGGCAATGGCCAACGTCAGCGCCACCGGGTTATTTCAAGGCGGCGAATGCGCGCTCGGCAGCGTCCAGCGTCAATTTCAGCTCGGTGTCGCCATGGGCGATCGACGTGAAGCCGGCTTCGAAAGCACTCGGCGCCAGGTACACGCCACCTTCCAGCATCAGATGGAAGAAGCGCTTGAACAGATTGGCGTCGCTGGACATCACGTCATCGAAGGTCACGATGTCATCGGCGCCGCTGAAATACAGGCCGAACATGCCACCGGCCTGGGTGGTCACGAACGGAATGCCTGCTGCATCGGCGCGTTGTTGCAGGCCGTCGAGCAGGCGGCTGGTGTAGTCGGTCAGTTCGTCGTGGAAACCAGGACGGCTGATCAGGCGCAGCGTCGTCAGGCCGGCAGCCATCGCCAGCGGATTACCCGACAAGGTGCCCGCCTGGTAGACCGGGCCCAGAGGTGCGATGTGCGACATGATTTCGCGTTTGCCGCCGAAGCAACCGACTGGCATGCCGCCACCGATGATCTTGCCAAAGGTGCTCAGGTCGGGCGTTACGCCGTAGTGGGCCTGGGCGCCGCCGAGGGCGACACGGAAACCGGTCATCACTTCGTCGAAAATCAGCACCACGCCGTGCTTGTCGCACAGGGTCCGCAGGCCTTCGAGGAAACCCGGTGCCGGCGGTACGCAGTTCATGTTGCCGGCCACGGGTTCGACGATGATGCAGGCCACGTCCTGGCCCACGTCGGCGAGCATGGTTTCTACCGCTTCGATGTCGTTGAACGGCAGGGTCAGCGTATGTTTGGCGAAGGCCGCCGGCACACCGGCCGAGCTCGGCACGCCCTGGGTCAGCGCGCCGGAGCCGGCCTTGACCAGCAGGCTGTCGGAGTGACCGTGGTAGCAACCTTCGAACTTGATGATGCTGTCGCGACCGGTGAAACCGCGGGCCAGGCGAATGGCGCTCATGGTCGCTTCGGTACCGGAGCTGACCATGCGCACCATTTCCATCGATGGCACGATCGAGCAGACCAGGTCGGCCATCTGGGTTTCCATCTCGGTCGGGGCGCCGTAGGACAGGCCGTGTTCAAGCTGTTTACGCACCGCGTCCAGTACGTCCGGGTGGCTGTGACCGAGAATCATCGGCCCCCAGGAACCGACGTAATCCACATAACGCTTGTCGTCTTCGTCGGTGACGTAGGCGCCTTCGGCATGTTTGAAGAACAAAGGCGTGCCGCCAACGCTCTTGAATGCGCGAACAGGCGAGTTCACGCCACCGGGAATGTGTTTCTGGGCATTGGCAAACAGCGTTTCGGAACGAGACATGATCGGGCTCTCAAATCAGACTTTAAGCTACTTAAACAGAAAGCAGTGCATTGAATGCGCGGGCGCGGCGGGTCACTTCAGCCGTGCTTTCGGCGCCAAACAGGCCATGGACCACCGCCAGCAGATCGACCCCATGGGCCACGAGCGGGGCGGCGTTATCCAGGGTGATGCCGCCAATCGCGCAGATCGGCAGGTGCAATTTGCTGCGGGCCTGGTCGAGCAGTTCGAGGCTGCAGGTCGGTGCGCCAGGTTTGGTCGTGGAGTTGAAGAAGCGGCCGAAGGCGACATAACTGGCGCCTTCCCTGGCCGCTTGTTCGGCGAGTTCGAGTTGCGCGTGGCAGGTCGAGCCGATGATCGCCTGGCGACCGAGCAGGGCCCGAACCGGCATCAGCGGGCCGTCGGTCTGGCCCAGGTGCACGCCGACGTTCAGGCGCGCAGCCAGTTCGGCGTCATCATTGATGATCAGCCGGGTCTTGTAGCGCTCGCACAGATCGCGCAGGGCTTCGGCCTCGCGCAGGCGGCGGGCCTCGTCGCTGCTCTTGTCGCGGTATTGCAGCAGGGTGACGCCGCCTTCCAGCGCCGCCTCCACGTACGACAGAAATTTACCTGCCAGCAACTGGCTGTCGGTAATGGCGTAAAGGCCACGTAGTTTCATCGGACAAGCCTCTGCGCTTTACGCATCAAAAGTTACGAACAGAAATCCAGCGGCAGGCGGCGCGGTACGAACTGGCCTTTGCCCAGCTGCTCTGCGTCCCGCAGGGTACGCCAAGTGTAGTCAAGCGCGCTGCGCACGGCGCTGGCGAGGTTTTCACCCAGGGCCAGGCGACCGGCCAAGGCGCTGGCCAAGGTGCAGCCGGAGCCGTGATAACTGCCGGGCAAACGCTGGCAGGTGAAGGTTTCACGGCTGCCGTCACGGCTGTACAGGCGATTGTGTATTTCATCTTCATCGCCATGACCGCCGGTGATCAGCAGGTGCTTGACGTACGGCAAGAGTTTTTCCGCGCACTGGTCCGCGGTGCCTTCTGGCAGTTCGGCGAGAATGCGCGCTTCGGGAAGGTTAGGGGTGGCAATGATGGCCAGGGGCAGAAGGCGTTCGCGCATGGCATAACCGACTTCATCCTTGCCCAGTCGTCCGCCGCCGCCGGCCCGCAGCACCGGGTCGCAGACCATCGGCAAATGCGGGTGCGCCTGCAGCAGTTCGACCACGGTGTCGACCATTTCCAGGGAACCGAGCATGCCCAGTTTGACGGCCGCGACTTCGGAATCGTT carries:
- the hemL gene encoding glutamate-1-semialdehyde 2,1-aminomutase; this translates as MSRSETLFANAQKHIPGGVNSPVRAFKSVGGTPLFFKHAEGAYVTDEDDKRYVDYVGSWGPMILGHSHPDVLDAVRKQLEHGLSYGAPTEMETQMADLVCSIVPSMEMVRMVSSGTEATMSAIRLARGFTGRDSIIKFEGCYHGHSDSLLVKAGSGALTQGVPSSAGVPAAFAKHTLTLPFNDIEAVETMLADVGQDVACIIVEPVAGNMNCVPPAPGFLEGLRTLCDKHGVVLIFDEVMTGFRVALGGAQAHYGVTPDLSTFGKIIGGGMPVGCFGGKREIMSHIAPLGPVYQAGTLSGNPLAMAAGLTTLRLISRPGFHDELTDYTSRLLDGLQQRADAAGIPFVTTQAGGMFGLYFSGADDIVTFDDVMSSDANLFKRFFHLMLEGGVYLAPSAFEAGFTSIAHGDTELKLTLDAAERAFAALK
- a CDS encoding DUF1820 family protein, coding for MTKREAPIYKVIFLNQGQVYEMYAKQIYQSDLWGFLEVEEFVFGERTQVVVDPSEEKLKAQFEGVVRSFVPMHSIVRIDEVERLGTPKISEARGAVGNVMPFPMPMPEK
- the thiE gene encoding thiamine phosphate synthase — protein: MKLRGLYAITDSQLLAGKFLSYVEAALEGGVTLLQYRDKSSDEARRLREAEALRDLCERYKTRLIINDDAELAARLNVGVHLGQTDGPLMPVRALLGRQAIIGSTCHAQLELAEQAAREGASYVAFGRFFNSTTKPGAPTCSLELLDQARSKLHLPICAIGGITLDNAAPLVAHGVDLLAVVHGLFGAESTAEVTRRARAFNALLSV
- the ybeY gene encoding rRNA maturation RNase YbeY — its product is MLELDLQLESRGTAPSAAKFRQWCELALRQRTADSEMTIRLVDEDEARELNSTWRHKDYATNVLSFPADVPDEFLDIPLLGDLVICVAVVEREAAEQGKALDAHWAHLVIHGCLHLLGYDHIDDDEAEEMEALERTLLAELGHPDPYADDETDEPPIVTTKDSE
- a CDS encoding PhoH family protein, which codes for MNAPIEPHRFILEPFEARRFANLCGQFDEHLRLIEQRLTIEIRNRGNQFELIGEPKHTTSAENLLRRLYRETKGTELSPDMVHLFLQESAVEELDNHSPAEPSVALRTKKGMIRPRGLNQLRYVKEILGNDINFGIGPAGTGKTYLAVACAVDALEREQIRRILLVRPAVEAGEKLGFLPGDLSQKIDPYLRPLYDALYEMLGFEHVAKLIERQVIEVAPLAYMRGRTLNNSFIILDESQNTTVEQMKMFLTRIGFGSTAVITGDITQVDLPKGTKSGLHHVIEVLKDVPGISFTHFQAKDVVRHPLVQRIVEAYERFENRVAEEPAKFSSRDNRHDA
- a CDS encoding hydroxymethylpyrimidine/phosphomethylpyrimidine kinase; this encodes MNIYSSRPVVLCLSGHDPSGGAGLQADIEALLAQGCHAAPAVTALTVQDTVNVTDFRVLDREWVLAQANAVLNDSEVAAVKLGMLGSLEMVDTVVELLQAHPHLPMVCDPVLRAGGGGRLGKDEVGYAMRERLLPLAIIATPNLPEARILAELPEGTADQCAEKLLPYVKHLLITGGHGDEDEIHNRLYSRDGSRETFTCQRLPGSYHGSGCTLASALAGRLALGENLASAVRSALDYTWRTLRDAEQLGKGQFVPRRLPLDFCS
- a CDS encoding tetratricopeptide repeat protein, which encodes MNRTGRTLALGCLLLLQPLLALAQAGGNSLLIPAMGRCTLNTQPQDLAQALAACQKASDEGDAQAQYELGEFYYDGKNAPRDLNKALSYFEKASLQGHAQAQFKLGTMFFHGEGVPANNVQAYIVLKMAAVNGAEEALDTADEVAEKMPREELEVATQVLGQIFRKYLMELQSADGRTPFSPLP
- the miaB gene encoding tRNA (N6-isopentenyl adenosine(37)-C2)-methylthiotransferase MiaB translates to MAKKLYIETHGCQMNEYDSSRMVDLLGEHQALEVTARAEDADVILLNTCSIRERAQDRVYSQLGRWRELKLANPDMVIAVGGCVASQEGAAIRDRAPYVDVVFGPQTLHRLPEMIDAARATKLPQVDVSFPEIEKFDHLPEPRIDGPSAYVSVMEGCSKYCTFCVVPYTRGEEVSRPFDDVIAEIIHLAENGVREVTLLGQNVNGYRGTTHDGRLADLAELIRVVAAVDGIDRIRYTTSHPLEFSDSLIQAHADVPELVKHLHLPVQSGSDRILSAMKRNHTALEYKSKLRKLRAAVPGICISSDFIVGFPGETEKDFEQTMKLIEDVGFDFSYSFVYSQRPGTPAADLADDTPESLKKERLNALQHRLNQQGFEISRQMVGSIQRILVTDYSKKDPGELQGRTENNRIVNFRCDNPTLIGQFADVHIDAAQPHSLRGSLIS